The Sulfurimonas hydrogeniphila genome includes a window with the following:
- a CDS encoding nucleotidyl transferase AbiEii/AbiGii toxin family protein — MLDSSNIYYKQVQLLLEALPYINNEECFALKGGTAINMFVRDMPRLSVDIDLMYLPIEDRTSSLKHIAESLERIAQDIEKSLRGSKVYRLEQRGDGTLSKLQVEKDGVRIKIETSPVMRGTVKEPTVQMVSPKVEEAFGFAETFVVHHDDLYAGKICAALDRQHPRDFFDVRGLLDKEGISDSLMEVFMVYLISSSQPISKLLQPNLIDISHTFEE, encoded by the coding sequence ATGCTTGACAGTTCAAATATTTACTATAAACAGGTGCAACTACTTTTAGAAGCACTACCATATATCAACAATGAAGAATGTTTTGCACTTAAAGGTGGGACAGCTATCAATATGTTCGTCAGAGATATGCCCAGACTCTCTGTAGACATTGACTTGATGTATCTGCCCATTGAAGACAGAACAAGCAGTCTAAAGCATATTGCAGAGTCACTTGAACGAATTGCACAGGACATTGAAAAGAGTCTTAGAGGTTCAAAAGTATACCGACTGGAACAAAGAGGAGACGGAACACTCTCTAAGCTGCAAGTTGAAAAAGATGGTGTGCGTATTAAGATAGAGACATCACCTGTCATGAGAGGAACAGTAAAAGAACCGACTGTTCAAATGGTAAGTCCAAAAGTAGAAGAAGCATTTGGATTTGCAGAAACATTTGTAGTACATCATGATGATCTCTATGCCGGTAAAATATGTGCTGCACTTGACCGTCAGCATCCAAGAGACTTTTTTGATGTAAGAGGATTGCTTGACAAAGAAGGCATCAGTGATTCTCTTATGGAGGTGTTTATGGTTTATCTTATCAGCTCCAGTCAACCCATATCCAAACTGCTACAGCCAAACCTCATAGACATTAGCCATACTTTTGAAGAATAA